The genomic DNA CACAAAACAGTGGATTAGCCGGCCGGTGCAAGGGGACCGGAACTCGTTCCGACCACTCTCGGATCCGACTGCAAATCACCTCTCTCCTCGGCGCCAGGAAGTTTGTGCACGGGAATTGCACGCGTATACAGAACCCCCGCCAGTCGAAGTGCCCGATGAGGCTCGCGCCTGAACCTCGGCTGCTGCAGCCAGGGTGGCGTCCCATCGGCAATTCATGGTATTTAGTAAACATTGTTCCGTGCCGCCCGGCATGAACGCCGGACCAGCGGCCGGCACCCATAAGGAAACGCCGTGAATATCAGCAAATTCGTAACCCCCGAAATCATCTTCGGCCGCGGCTCCCTGAGCCAGATCGGCGAAAGCGCCGCCCGTATCGGCGCCTCAAAGGTTTTTCTCGTCAGCGACGAAGGCGTCATCAAGGCCGGCTGGGCCGACAAGGCCCGGCAGTACCTGCACGCTGCCGGCCTGGAGACTGAGGTCTTTTCCTCGCTGACCACCAATCCCAAGGATTTCGAGGTCAGCGAGGGGGCGCAGCGCTACCTGGCCTCGGGGTGCGACGCCCTCGTCGCCGTCGGCGGCGGCAGCCCGACCGACGTCGCCAAGGCCATCGCCATTCTGGCCAGCAACGGCGGCCAGCTCCAGGACTACGAGGGGATCAACAAGATCGTCCACCCCCTGCCGCCGATGGTGATCGTCCCCAGCACCGCCGGGGCCGGCTCCGAGGTCAGTCAGTTCACGATCATCGTCGACACCGTGCGCAAGCTGAAGATGTCCATCATCTCCAAATCACTGATCCCGGATATCGCCATCGTCGACCCTGAACTCCTTCAGACCAAGGACAGCCTGCTGGCCGCCGCCACGGGTCTTGACGCTCTGACACACGGCATCGAATCGTACGTCTCGCTGGCCGCCACGCCGCTGACCGACATTCACGCCCTGAAAGCGATCCAGCTGATTTCCCGCTACCTGCGCCGGGCGGTGGCAGACCGGCAGGACATGGAGGCGAACACCAACATGGCGATGGCCAGCCTCACCGCCGGCATGGCTTTTTCCAACGCCATCCTCGGGGCCACCCATGCCATGACCCATCAGGTCGACGGGCTGATCGACCAGCATCACGGGGAAACCAATGCCTCGATCCTCCCCCACGTCATGGAGTTCAACCTGGCCTCCGCCCCTGAACGGTTCCGCGAGATTGCCATCGCCCTGGGCGAAGAAGTGGCCGGCCTCGACACCCTCGCCGCCGCCGCCCTCTCGATCAGGGCGGTAAAGGGGTTGATCCGGGATATCGGCCTGGCCAAGGGTCTGGCGCAGATCGGCCTGCAGGAGGAATTCATCCCCCTGCTGAGCCGCAATGCCCTGAAGGACGCCTGCCTGGTGACCAATCCGCGCCGCGCGACCTTCGAGGACATCGTGGCCATTTTTCATAAGTCCATGTAAGGACAGACGAAAGGCACGAGGCCCGAGGCAGGGTTTGAACCTGCATTTTGAATGAAGGCAGTTGGTTAGCTTATGCGATTTAACTTGTTGGTTTTCAAGGTGAAATAGTGACAAACAGGGAAAAGCTTCTTGAACAGCTGACCGGGGTAGACTCCTCCAAGCTCAACTACTATGTCGAGCTGAAAAAGCGAAATCAGGAAGTTCTCAAACAGAACAGCCGCCTGGAAATCCTGCATCAGCTGGCCCATGACATCAACATCGACATGTCGGTGGCCGACATCATCGAGCGGGCCTTTTCCAAGCTGCCCCAGACCCTTCCCTGCGACTTCCTCGGTCTGATCACCGTGAAGGGAGGAGAGTTGGCGCTCAAGGCGATGATGCCGCGGGATTACTGCCGGATCGACGATTTTCCTGCCCACTCTCCTTCCCTCAACGTCATCCGGCAAAAGCAAGGCGGCATCTTCAACCTGCCGCAGGAAGAGCTCAGCCACGTCCGTTATAACCCCCGCTACCCCGGTCCGCTCAGGGCTCTGATGGTCACCCCGATGTTCCGGCGGGACGAGGTGATCGGCGCCCTGATTGTCGGCAGCATCAGCGATGGTGCCTATACGACAGCAGATCTCAGCTTCGTCCAGCACCTGGCCGACCAACTGTCGATCAGTATCCAGAACGCCCGTCTCTACAAGCAGGTTTCCCGGGCCAAAAAAGAGTGGGAAGAGACCTTCAAGGCGGTCACCGACCCTATTTTCCTGATCGACACCGATTACAACGTGCTCCTCCATAACGACCGGCTGCCGCCGGAAATGCTCGCCTCATGGAACCAGGCCCTGAGCAGCAAATGCTTCACCAAGCTCCATGGTCGCAGCCAACCCTGCGTCAACTGCCCGATCAATGAGATCAGGCAGACCGGCAAACCGGTATTCCAGCGCTGGCAGACCGATGCGGGGATCCTGCTGGACCTCGCCTACTATCCGGTCCTGAACGAAGAGAAGCAGCTGGCGGCCATAACCATCATCCTCAAGGATGTCACCCAGAAGACCAAGATGGAGGCGCAGCTGGTGCACTCGGCCAAGCTCGCCGCCCTCGGCGAGATGGCTGCGGGCGTGGCCCACGAGTTGAACAGCCCGATGACGGTGATCATCGGCACCGCTCAGATGCTGGCCCGGGAACTTGCCCGGGAGGCCCAGGACGAAAAGGCCGAAGCACTCGAGGACATCATCAATTGCGGGCTGCGCTGCAAGCGGATCATCCAGAATCTGCTGACTTTTTCCCGGCAGGATCAGCTGCCGGCGACGGAGATCGATCTCAATGCCGAGGTGGAGCGGGTTCTTTCCCTGATCCGCTACCAGATCAATCGCAGTCAGATCCGGATCGTCGCAGCGCTCGACCCCGACCTGCCGAAGCTGACCGCCAACGGCCCGCAGATTCAGCAGGTGCTCACCAACTTCCTGATAAACGCCCGGGACGCCCTGGACGAAGTGCAACGCCAGGAAAAAATCATCGAGGTGAGCACGACTCTGCGTAAGCAGGGCAAGAAGCAGTGGGTCATACTCAGCGTTCGGGACAATGGAACGGGGATCGACGCGGAGCGGCTGCCGAAGATTTTTGCCCCCTTCTACACCAGCAAGGAGGCCACCAAGGGGACTGGCCTCGGTCTTTCGGTGAGCCTGGGGATCGCCGAATCGCACAATGGCACCATCGAAGTCGACAGCGTGCCGGGCGAAGGGAGCACCTTTTCCATGCTCCTCCCCCTCGAGCAGGAATGAACCATAAAGAAATAAAGAATAAAGGCGGTGAAAGCGTGGCTCAGATCCAGGTACTGATCATCGACGACGAAGCGGATGTCTGCACTTTTTTCCGCCGGCTGCTGACGCGCCGGGGCTACACCGTAGTCACTGCGGTCAACCAGGCGGAAGCGACCCGGGCTCTGGAGGAAAAACAATATAACGTCGCCCTGGTCGACCTGAAGCTCCCCGATACCGACGGCCTGACCCTCCTGAAGATGATCAAGGCCCGGCAGCCTGCTTGCGAGGTCATCATCATGACCGGCTACAGCACGGTGAAAACGGCGGTCACGGCGATCCAGCTCGGCGCCTACGAGTATCTCGAAAAACCCTTCGACGAAATCGATGCCATCGAAGCCCTGGTTGAAAGAGCCGCCAGCAGCGCGCAGAGACCTGTTGCCGAGGATGAGTGGGGCGGGGTGGCACGGGAGGTCGGTTTTCAGGTGGGGACCTCGGACGCCATGCGCCGCCTGGTCTCCCTTGCCTTCAAGATCGCCAGAAAGAACATCAACGTCCTGATCCAGGGAAGGACCGGAACCGGCAAGGAAGTTCTCGCCCGCTTCATCCACGCCGCCTCGAACCGGGCCGACCAGACCTTCATCCCGGTCAACTGCGGCGCCCTGCCGGAAAACCTGCTGGAGAGCGAACTCTTTGGCCACGAGCGGGGGGCGTTCACCGGTGCCAGCCAGACCCGGCGGGGGATCTTCGAACTGGCCAATCGGGGCACCCTCTTTCTCGACGAGATCGGCGATGCCAGTCCGCTGATCCAGGTCAAGCTGCTGCGCGTGCTGGAAACTGGAGAATTCATGCGCGTCGGCGGCGAGAAGCCGATCACCACCGATGTCCGGATCATAGCTGCCACCAACGTCGACCTCGAAGAGGCGATCCGGGAGAAAACCTTTCGCGAAGACCTCTACTACCGCCTCAACGTGGTCCAGCTCGAAATTCCGGCCCTGCGGGATCGCGCCGAGGACATTCCGCTGCTGGCAGAGCATTACGTCGAACAGCTCAATCCCGAACTGCGGCTGGCACCGGGGACTCTGCGCCTGCTGCAGGACTACCACTGGCCGGGGAATATCCGGGAACTGGTCAACGTCATCCGGCGGGCGGTCGTGCTCTGCTCCGGCGAAACCATCCTCCCCAATCATCTCGGCAATGCCATCCTCTCGGCCAACCCGTCAGCGACCAGCCTTTCAGCCTCCCAGCCGGCCGGCCTGGCGACTCTCCCCGCGGAGCGCTCCGTTTCCCTGGACAGTTTCTGGGAGCACTACGGCAAGGAAGAGGTCCTCGAGAAGATGAGCGCCGGTGAGCTGAACCAGATGCTCCACTCCCTCCATGGCCTGGAAAACGGCCTGCTGGCGGTCATGCGCAAGCGGGGGATCTGTCCCCCCTCCGCTTGCCAGGGGCTCAAGGACACGGAGGTGGAAATGATCAGAAAAGCCCTCGAACAGCACCGCTGGAACATCACCGAAGCCGCGAAAGCCCTGGGGATTGCCCGCAATACCCTGCACCGCAAAATCAAGGGTTTCGATTTGCGCCATGGCTGAAGAGCCTCGGCAGCTGCGCCTTTAATTCCTTGCCACCGATCCCTGCCCGAAAGGAGTCCCGGCCATGGCGGAGAATGCGTCCAACCCGAAAAATGCAGTGATCTGCCCGCACTGCCGCCAGATAGTGACCCCTTATCGCAATCCGACCCCGACCGTCGACATCATCATCCGCATCGGCGGCCAGGTGGTCCTGATCGAGCGGAAAAACGCCCCCCTGGGATGGGCTCTCCCCGGCGGGTTCGTCGACTACGGTGAATCACTCGAGCAGGCGGCCGCACGGGAAGCGGCCGAGGAGACCGGGCTGGAGCTGGCCGAGCTGCGCCAGTTCCGCGCGTACTCGGCCCCCGACCGTGACCCGCGCCAGCACAACATCTCCTTCGTCTTCATCGCCCAGGGGCGCGGGCAGCTGCACGCCGGCGACGACGCCGCCGGTGTGGCCCTCTTCCCTCTCGATGCTCTTCCCACGCCCCTCTGCTTCGACCACGGCCAGATCCTGGCGGACTATAAAAGAGCGCTGACAGCCAACACGGGTCAGTTATGAGCAACCTGCACTCTGACCGCCGGAGAAAGCAGACCGTGTCCAGTCTGCCCTCCCCCACACACGAAAGCCCCGTGCCATAACGCACGGGGCTTTTCACTTTCTGTCTGCCAGGGTGGCCTGTAAAAATCGACCGTTCCCGAAGAATACCCCTCATCAGGGCATGTAGCAGGTGATTTCCCGGCGACCTGCCAGAAGCTGCAGCCCGATCATCGAGGGCCGGTCGCACGAGTAGCACCGCCACGCTTCGAGGAGCTGCGCCGCGTGCTCCCCGCAGCCGGGGGTAAGGTAAAGATCCATGCTGCCGTCCTGCCGTCCCTGCTGAAAAAGAGCCATCGTGCGGGGTCCGCTGGCCATGGCGAAGGCCGCGGCAAAAGCCTCCCGGCGCTGGAGCATCTCGCCCGCGGCCACCTGTGCGCGACTCAGCGTCAGTCGATACCAGCTCATCTCGTCAGGCCGTCGCCAGCAGCCAGTGAAAGACGCCGGGAACCAGCATGAACAGCATCAGGACCAGAGTTCCCAGCAGCATCCCCCCCCAGGCCGAGCGCGTACAGGCGGCGGTCGAAACTCCGGACGCCAGCGCAGCCGGCTTGAACAGGCGAAAAACCAGGCCCAGGTAATAGATGACGCCGAGATAGCTGCCCGCAAAGGCCAGAACGGCGGGAATCAGATGGCCGGAGGCGATGACCGTTTTGAAGATGAAAAGCTTGGCGAGAAAGCCCGGCAGGGGCGGAATACCCGCCAGCGACAGGACGGCAAGAGCGAGCAGAAGAGCCGGTACGGGACGCGAAACGAAGGCGCCGTCCAGCGATTCCAGCCCGTCCCCCTCCCCGCCGGCCAGCAGCCGGAAACAGGTACAGCCGACGATGGTGGTGACCGCATAGACCGCCACGTAGTAGAGCAGCGCTTCCACCCGCCCGCCGGTGCTGTCGGTCAGGGCGAAGATCATGTAACCGGCATGAGCGATGGACGAATAGGCGAGCAGCCGTTTGAAACCGGCCTGGCGGATGGCGGTGACATTGCCGTAATAGATGGAGAGGACCGAAAGGACGGTGATGGCAGCGACCGTTTCGGCATTCAGCGGCAGGGCGGAGAAAATCCGCACCAGAGCCAGGACCACCGTCCCCTTGATGACCGAGGCCATGAAAGCGGTCACCGGCAATCTGGCGCCGGCGTAGGCGTCGGGAGCCCAGCCGTGGAAAGGGAAAACCGCCGCCTTGAGAAAAAATCCACTCAGGATGAGGGCGCTGGCGGCGAGAATCAGCGGACCGCCGGCGGCGACGGCGGTGGTGAACGAACCGATGGCGAGCGTCCCCGTGCAGCCGTAGGCGAGCGACAGGCCGAAGAGCATCAGGGCGCTCGCCACCGCGGAGAGGAGCAGGTACTTGAAAGCCCCTTCGCAGGCGCTGGAGGCGCCGCAGCCGTGCACCATCAGGGCGAAGGCCGGCAGCGATAGCATTTCGACCCCCATGAACAGGGAGATGAAACCGGCACTGTCCATGATCAGCAGGGCGCCCAGCAGGGAGGCGCAAAGGAGCATCCAGAATTTGCAGGTGCCGGCGGTCGCCAGGCAGCAGACGCCAAGCAGGAGTCCACAACCGAGAATCACCAGCCGGGCGAGAACGGCAAACCGGTCGATCTCGATCTCTCCCGGCACCACCGAGGCTGTGTACCCCTGGCCGAGCTGCAGCAGCAGGACGCCGCAGCCGGCGGCCACCGCCAGGATGAAGAGAAGACTGGCCAGCCGCCGATCCGCCCGGAATATTTCCAGCAGCATCAGCGCCAGCAGCAGGCCGAGCAGCAGATGTTCCGGCAGCAGGCCGTAGAGAAGGTCAGTGGCCATGGTTCCCCCGGTTGGTTTGAGTGATGAGGGCTGGTGCCGCTGGCGGGCTGGGGGCTTCCGCCGCCCGGACGGCCAGAGCGGTGACGGCGCCCTGCGCCTTGCCCATGAAGGATGACGGCCAGATGCCGACCCAGAAAATCAGCATCAGCAGCGGCACGAAAGCCAGCGTCTCCCGCAGACCCAGGTCCCGGCAGCTCGTCTCGCCGCACGCCCTGCCGAACAGGATGGTACGGGCAAAGCGGAGCATGTAGCCGGCGCCGAGCACCATCCCGGCAGAGGCGAGCAGGACGGCGGCCAGGGGGAGCGCGCCGGCATCCGCCCGCCACGCCTCCAGCCCCTGCTGAAAGGCGCCGAACAGGATCAGGAACTCGGCGGTGAAACCGCTGGTGAGCGGCAGCGCAATCGAGGTCAGGATGAAGAGCATCAGCACCACCGCCAGTCGCGGCGCCGAACTGGCAAGCGCCGTCACCTGCCGCCAGGACTCCCCCAGCCGCTCTTCCAGCAGGCCGAGCAGCAGGAAAAGTCCGGCCACGGCCATCCCATGGCTGAGCATCTGGAACAGGGCGCCGTGCAGGGCGGTCTCCTGAAAACTGAAGATGCCCAGCACGATATAGCCCATGTGGCTGAGCGACGAGTAGGCCACCAGTTTCTTGAAATCCTCCTGGCGCAGCGCCAGGACTGCGCCGTAGAGGATGCTGACGACCGCCAGCAGAAGCATCCAGGGGGCAAGGGCGACGGTGGCCTGCGGGCAGAGGGGGATGGCCAGCTTGAGCAGGCCGAAGGCCCCCATTTTCGACAGGGCGCCGGCCATCAACGCCGTGCCGGCCGGCGGCGCCTCGGCATAGGCGAGCGGCAGCCAGGAATGAAACGGAAAGAGCGGGCACTTGATGGCGCAGGCGAGAACGACGGCGACGAAAACGAAGAGCTGGGTTCCCCAGTCGAGGTGCAGCCGCAGGAGAGTGTCGAACTCGAAAGACCAGCTGCCCGTCTGCTGCAGACACTCCGCCCCGAGCAGGATCACCGCGGCCAGCAGCAGGACGCTGCCGGCCAGGGTGTAGAGGAAAAAGGTCTGGGCGGCCTGCCGGCTTTGCGTTCCGCCGAAAACCAGGATCAGGATGAACATCGGGATGAGGACCGCTTCCCAGCAGATGAAGAAGAGCATGAGATTCTGCGCGAGGAAAGTTCCCAAAAGTCCGCTTTGCAGCAGAAGAATCAGTACCAGGAACAGTCGTCTCCGCGCCTGCGGCGTCCGCCAGCAGCAGCCGAGAACGACGGGAAAGAGGATGCCGGTGAGCAGGAGCAGATAGGCGTTCAGACCGTCGACCGCCAGGTGAAAGTTAACCCCCAGGGAGGGTATCCAGGGAAGGTTGAGGTCGAGCCGCCGGGAGGCGACCGTCCCGTCGCCGGCCAGAAACAGTCCGGTCGCCAGGACGAGGACCCCCAGCATGAGCAGCAGTGCCGAAAGGCGCGGCAGGCCGGAATCGCACTTCGGCAGGACGGCGACGCCGAGCGCGCCGAGGGCGGGCAGGATGCACAGCAGAAGGAGGATCGCGCCGTCAGGCATGGGCCACCCCCCACCAGAGAATCACCGCCAGCCCGGCGAAGGCATAGAGGGCATACGCCTTGACGTTGCCCGATTGCAGACGGGAGAAGAGCCTGGCGGCACCCTGTACCCCGCCGGCCGGCTTGGCCAGCATGCCGTCGTTCAGAGCCGCCTCCACCCTGCGGTCAAGAACCGACTCGGACAGCCAGTCCAGCGGACGGACGAGCACGCCCCGGTAAACGGCATCGAAGAAATATCCCCGGCTGACGAGCGCATGGGCGTAACCGGCCCGCTCCCTGGCTTTCAGAGCCCAGTCCCGGCGGCGGTGGAAGAAGAGCCAGGCGAGGAAGATCCCCAGCAGGGCCGCCAGCACCGAAACCCCCATGAGCACCAACTCGGCATGGTGATCCGCCACGGCGCCCGCCCCTTCCAGGTTCGGCACCGAGGCGAGGAACTCGTAGAAGGGGGCGGAGACGCCGAGAAGCTCCCGCCAGAAGCCGGGCATCCCGATGAGACCGGCCGCCAGCGAGCCGAAGGCGAGCGCCGCCAGGACGAACGACATGCTCGGCGGCGGCCCATGAATCCCTTCCCGGACTTTTTCCGGAACGTGGCAGGGACCGAAAAAAGTGAGGAAGATGGCCCGGAACATATAAAAGGCGGTCATGCAGGTGGTGACCGAGCCGACCAGCCAGAGGGCGGGAGAGCCGCCGGGGGCGGACCAGGCGCTCCAGAGGATCTCGTCCTTGGAGAAGAAGCCGGCGAAGGGCGGGATGCCGCACAAGGCCAGGCTGGCCAGCAGGAAGGTGGCGAAGGTGAACGGCATCTTTTTCGCCAGGGCGCCCATGCGGCGCATATCCTCCTCACCGTGCAGGGCATGGATGACCGCCCCGGCGCCGAGGAACAGGCAGGCCTTGAAGAAGGCGTGGGTAAACAGATGGAAGAAGGCGACCTGAAATGCCCCCAGGCCGCAGGCCATGAACATGAAGCCGATCTGGCTCATAGTGGAGTAGGCCAGCACCTTTTTCAGGTTGAACTGGGTAAGCCCCATCGTGGCCCCGGCAAAGGCGGTCAAGGCGCCCCCCCAGGCGACAACGGCCATGGCGTCCGGAGCCTGCAAAAAGACGCCGCTGAGCCGGGAGAGGAGATAGACGCCGGCCGTCACCATGGTGGCGGCATGAATCAGGGCGGAGACCGGCGTCGGCCCGGCCATGGCGTCGGGGAGCCAGACGTGCAGCGGCATCTGGGCGGATTTGCCGCAGGCCCCGATAAGCAGAAGGATGGCGATGGCGTTCATGAGCGGCGGCGACGGCTGGCCGCCTGCGACGGCGGCGTTGATCCCCTGGAAGTCGAGGGTCCCGCAGACGAAGAAGAGCAGGAAGGCGGCCAGGATGAAGGCGGTGTCCCCCACCCGGTTGACGATGAAGGCCTTGAGGCCGGCCGCGGTCTTCTCGCCGTCCTCGAACCAGAAGCCGATCAGCAGGTAGGAGGCGATCCCTACCCCTTCCCAGCCGGCGAAGAGCACGAGAAGGTTCTTGCCGAGCACCAGCAGCAGCATGAAGAAGAGGAACAGGTTCAGGTAGGCGAAGAAGCGCGAAAAGCTCCGGTCATGGGCCATGTAGCCGACCGAGTAGAGGTGGATCAGCGTCCCCACGCCCGTCACCAGCAGGCACATGACGGCGGCCAGTTGATCGAAACAGAGCGCCGCCTCGACCTGGAAGCCGTCAATGGCCGCCCAGGTGAAGAGCGTGGTGACCACGGGGACGCCATCGGCGGCAAGCCCGCGGAAAAGACCGAGAGTCAGGGCGAAGGAGGCCGCCGGCAGCCCGCAGGCCGTCAGGGCGACCAGCCACCGGGGGAGGCGGTTGCCCAGGAGTCCGTTAAGCAGGAATCCGGCGAGCGGCAGCAGGGGGACGAGGGTCAGTTGGTTCATGGCCTACCCTTTCAGATCCTGGTGAGCACTCAGATCCAGCGAGCCGTTGCGTTTGACGAGCAGCACCACGATGGCCATGGCCAGGGCGATCTCGCAGGAAGCCGCCACGTAGATGAAAAACGTCATGGCCACGCCGGAAAGCGTCTGGCCGCGCACGGCGAAGGTGACGAAACTGAGGACGACGGCGTTGAGCATGATCTCCAGGCACATCATGACTACCAGCAGATTGCGGCGGATCACCACCCCGAGCAGCCCCATGGAAAACAGGAGCCCGGCCAGGGCGATCAGAAACTGATATCTATCCATCGCGCCCCTCCCTGAGCGCCGTCCAGGCGGCGAGAATGCCGACCAGCAGCAGCACGGTGGCCAGTTCGAAGTGCAGCCAGTATTGCTTCATGAACGCCAGGGAAAAGGCTTTGAAGCTGAAAAGATCGATTGCAGCCGCGGCAGCCGGTGAGGTCGCCGGCAAATCGCCGAGGAGCGACCAGAAGGCGGCGGCGACCAGTTGGGCGACCAGCAGCGCCGGCACTCCCAGCCGGGAAAAGGGCTGCCGGTAGGAGCGGTCGCGCTCGTCCAGGAGCATGATGGTGTAGACCATGAAGACCATCACCGCACCGACGTAGATGAGTACCTGGAAGACCGCCACCACGTGCGCCCCCAGGCAGGCATAGATCCCGGCCAGGCTGACCATGAGGCCGATCAGGGCGAGGGCCGCCCGCATCGGTTGCCGCTGGGTCAGGACCAGGGCCGCAAAGGCCACGGCCAGCAGCGCGAAAAACACGATAAAAGCGCCGCTCATGAATGCACCTCCAGAGTGGCCGCCGGCGTCGCCGCGTAGGCCTTGGCCGGGTCGCTCGCCGGGCGCCAGTGCAGCAGCAGGTCCAGCCGACCCCGCATGTCATCCCGGTCGAAGCCTGGGAAGTCGGGCACCTCGGCGGCCATGCGCAGGGCGTCTTCCGGACAGGCTTCCACGCAGAAACCGCAGAAGATGCAGCGGGAGTAGTCGATCTCGAAGCGCTCCGGTGATTTGGGATGCATGGGATCGTCGAGGTTGGCGGCCGAGAGGATTTCGATGGCGTAAGCCGGACAGACCGTCGCACACATGTGGCACGAGACGCACTGCACCCCGCCGCCGGCCCGCTGGGTGAGAAGATGGCGGCCGCGGTTGGCTGGCGAATAGTCGCTGCGGATCTCTTCCGGATAGCAGGCGGTAAGGGCGCCCCGGCGGCCGGTCAGCCATTTCCACATGTTGCCGAAGAAAACGCCCCCCGTGATGCAGAGACCCCGGATCACCTCGAAAATGTAGAGGCGCTCCCAGAGCCCCATGGTCGGCTTGTTCCAGTAATCCCTCTTCATACTATCCTTTCAGGGTGAACCATTGCACGCAGGCCGTCGCCACCAGATTCAGGGTGGCCAGTGGCAGCAGGAACTTCCACCCAAAATCCATCAACTGGTCGTAACGGAATCGAGGCAGGGACCAGCGGATCTGGATCATGAAGCAGCCGGCCAGGAAGACCTTGCCGAGAAAGGTGCCCGCCTGCAGGAGCACCACCGCCAGGTGCGGCAGCGCCCATCTCGCGCCACCCGGAAAGACGAAGCCGCTGTCGGTCAGGTACGGGAGGTTGTAGCCGCCCAGGAAGAGGGTCACCAGGAGGGCCGAGATCACCACGATCTCGATGAACTCGCTGAGCATGAACAGGCCCATCTTCATGGCGGTGTACTCGGTGAAATACCCTGCCACCAGCTCCGATTCGCACTCCGGCAGGTCGAAGGGAACCCTCTTGTTCTCCGCGATGGCCGCGGTTAAAAACAGCATGAAGGCCAGCGGCTGCGTGAAAAGGCCCCAGGCCGGCAGTGCGCCGAACAAAAGACCCGACTGCCAGCGCACCATCTCGTTCAGATCGAGGGTGCCGTAGGTCACCACCAGGCTGATCAGCGCCAGCCCCATGGAGACCTCGTAGGAGATCATCTGGGAAGCAGCCCGGGCGGCGCCCATGAGGGAGAACTTGTTGTTGGAGGACCAGCCGGCGAGCATGGTTCCCAGGATACCGATGCCGGAAAGGGAAAGGACGATCAGGATGCCGGCATCCAGCCGGGCCACCTGCATGGCGTAGCTGCGGTCGCCGAAGAAATCATGGAGCGGAGGAAGCAGGTTTCCAGGCGTCAGGGTCCCGCCGAAGGGGACCACGCAGAAAACCAGCAGCACCGGGGCAGCCGCCAGCCAGGGGGCCAGGTTGTAGCAGAAGCGGTCATGGGTGAGCGGCGTGAAGTTCTCCTTGAGCAGCATCTTGGCGCCGTCGGCGATGCCGTGGAAGAGCCCCCAGGCTACCAGCTTGACATCGGTGAAGGGAAGGCGGATGTAGCAGCGGTTGGCGCCGATCCGGTCGGCCATGACGGCGGACTGCTTGCGCTCCACCCAGGTGAAGAGGGTTGCCAGACCCAGCATGAAGCCGATGGCGTACCCCATGTACAGCAGGTAGATGACCAGGTCCTGTATCATGCGCCGATTCTCCAGAACACGTCGCTGGCATGCTGGACCAGCCCGGGTTTGTCGAAGACTTTTTCGAAGCGGTTCAGTTTTCCCTCGAAGTTGCTGAAGGTGCCGCTGCGCTCGAAGGTCGTGGAAACGGGGATGAGGAGATCGGCGGCGTGCTCCTGCCCGGAGTCGAAGGAGGCCAGGTGGATCAGTCGCGCGTTGCCGAAGGAGACATGGTCCACCCGCTCTCCCCAGACGAGCACCAGGTCGTGGCCGGCAGCGGCGTCATAGGGCCGCCAGCCGAAGCGGGCCCGCACGCCGAGAGTATTGGGGTTCTTGTCGGCCTTGATCAGCAGAGTGTCTTCCACCACCTCCCCCGCATCGGGTCCGCAGTCTTCGCGGGTATAGATCGCCAGCCGCGAGCCGAGGGCCGCCTCGAACGTGGCGAGCTCTTCGTTGGAGGCGTGGGCGGAAAGGAGCGCCGCCGGCTTCTTCGCGATTGCCAGCAGCCGCCGGGCCTCGCCCAGCACCTCGTCGACCGAAACGGTCAGGCCGCCGATCATCGGCTGCAGGACTCGCTTGCGCGCCATGCGCTTGTGCAGGTCGTACCCCTTGTTGCAGATCCAGGGTCCGTTGATTTCGGGATTCTCGAGAGGTGTCACCCGCCAGGCAGTACGGTTTATCTCCTCGCCCAGCGTCCGCAGCTGCCAGTGTTTCCGGCGGCGCCAGACCTGAACGCTGCAGCAGCGGGAA from Desulfuromonadales bacterium includes the following:
- a CDS encoding iron-containing alcohol dehydrogenase; the encoded protein is MNISKFVTPEIIFGRGSLSQIGESAARIGASKVFLVSDEGVIKAGWADKARQYLHAAGLETEVFSSLTTNPKDFEVSEGAQRYLASGCDALVAVGGGSPTDVAKAIAILASNGGQLQDYEGINKIVHPLPPMVIVPSTAGAGSEVSQFTIIVDTVRKLKMSIISKSLIPDIAIVDPELLQTKDSLLAAATGLDALTHGIESYVSLAATPLTDIHALKAIQLISRYLRRAVADRQDMEANTNMAMASLTAGMAFSNAILGATHAMTHQVDGLIDQHHGETNASILPHVMEFNLASAPERFREIAIALGEEVAGLDTLAAAALSIRAVKGLIRDIGLAKGLAQIGLQEEFIPLLSRNALKDACLVTNPRRATFEDIVAIFHKSM
- a CDS encoding ATP-binding protein, whose amino-acid sequence is MTNREKLLEQLTGVDSSKLNYYVELKKRNQEVLKQNSRLEILHQLAHDINIDMSVADIIERAFSKLPQTLPCDFLGLITVKGGELALKAMMPRDYCRIDDFPAHSPSLNVIRQKQGGIFNLPQEELSHVRYNPRYPGPLRALMVTPMFRRDEVIGALIVGSISDGAYTTADLSFVQHLADQLSISIQNARLYKQVSRAKKEWEETFKAVTDPIFLIDTDYNVLLHNDRLPPEMLASWNQALSSKCFTKLHGRSQPCVNCPINEIRQTGKPVFQRWQTDAGILLDLAYYPVLNEEKQLAAITIILKDVTQKTKMEAQLVHSAKLAALGEMAAGVAHELNSPMTVIIGTAQMLARELAREAQDEKAEALEDIINCGLRCKRIIQNLLTFSRQDQLPATEIDLNAEVERVLSLIRYQINRSQIRIVAALDPDLPKLTANGPQIQQVLTNFLINARDALDEVQRQEKIIEVSTTLRKQGKKQWVILSVRDNGTGIDAERLPKIFAPFYTSKEATKGTGLGLSVSLGIAESHNGTIEVDSVPGEGSTFSMLLPLEQE
- a CDS encoding sigma-54 dependent transcriptional regulator — its product is MAQIQVLIIDDEADVCTFFRRLLTRRGYTVVTAVNQAEATRALEEKQYNVALVDLKLPDTDGLTLLKMIKARQPACEVIIMTGYSTVKTAVTAIQLGAYEYLEKPFDEIDAIEALVERAASSAQRPVAEDEWGGVAREVGFQVGTSDAMRRLVSLAFKIARKNINVLIQGRTGTGKEVLARFIHAASNRADQTFIPVNCGALPENLLESELFGHERGAFTGASQTRRGIFELANRGTLFLDEIGDASPLIQVKLLRVLETGEFMRVGGEKPITTDVRIIAATNVDLEEAIREKTFREDLYYRLNVVQLEIPALRDRAEDIPLLAEHYVEQLNPELRLAPGTLRLLQDYHWPGNIRELVNVIRRAVVLCSGETILPNHLGNAILSANPSATSLSASQPAGLATLPAERSVSLDSFWEHYGKEEVLEKMSAGELNQMLHSLHGLENGLLAVMRKRGICPPSACQGLKDTEVEMIRKALEQHRWNITEAAKALGIARNTLHRKIKGFDLRHG
- a CDS encoding NUDIX hydrolase — its product is MAENASNPKNAVICPHCRQIVTPYRNPTPTVDIIIRIGGQVVLIERKNAPLGWALPGGFVDYGESLEQAAAREAAEETGLELAELRQFRAYSAPDRDPRQHNISFVFIAQGRGQLHAGDDAAGVALFPLDALPTPLCFDHGQILADYKRALTANTGQL